The Solibacillus daqui genome has a segment encoding these proteins:
- a CDS encoding SWIM zinc finger family protein — protein sequence MSSSFSDVAHSHKDFIEKTLQRFEEQLHPSANEDAELVTRAMFSVRNQAIKLRTYSAFTQILVCQIQDVRTTDVTISFTQQQISCTCPQKKLCRHQLAVIFKLSQYFISLQDWLTSWRAKKTVQLSTLASERSPESWQRMADEVLNYTFKEQRPIDSFLISSLLENARLKLQRQRPFEQEWQQLFDLYMEIACMKRLLQHAVKTGMSMDNNYFNYYLDNAFIRMERAIDIISRTTKLFAAEPFFDALQLITRDILLLEKGATHFRLALYLQFWTKLFTEKKRLTAELSILEKTNAPIDIDLNVVKALFYILLRTITPLERTIQEMSLENVESFIDVAQQSLEKGYLAEATLILKKALPFLQTFIQEQLLPIRRQKYTRKLDVLYEQIDLTEAEELTLYAAFGKFGIEAFSDYLLRHARYNEWVALHQLYPTSIAYLEQSGLKEVVAHAPEAALPLYHFYAMDEINQKSRQNYKQAVRIWRSMKSAAKKAGKLDYFENYIDAVQQQFKRLRALQEEIIKSNLIAS from the coding sequence GTGAGTTCCAGTTTTTCTGATGTTGCTCATTCACATAAAGATTTTATTGAAAAAACATTACAGCGCTTCGAAGAGCAGCTCCATCCCTCTGCAAATGAGGATGCCGAACTTGTCACTCGTGCGATGTTTTCCGTGCGTAATCAAGCGATCAAGCTGCGTACTTACTCAGCGTTTACACAAATATTGGTGTGCCAAATTCAAGATGTTCGCACTACCGACGTAACCATATCTTTTACACAGCAGCAAATTAGCTGTACATGCCCTCAAAAAAAGCTATGTCGACATCAGCTAGCAGTTATTTTTAAGCTTTCACAATATTTCATTTCGTTGCAAGATTGGCTAACAAGTTGGCGCGCGAAAAAAACAGTGCAGTTGAGTACCCTCGCCTCTGAGCGAAGTCCTGAAAGCTGGCAGCGTATGGCCGACGAAGTGCTGAACTATACCTTTAAAGAGCAGCGACCGATCGATAGCTTTTTAATTTCTTCGCTTCTTGAAAATGCCCGTTTAAAATTACAACGCCAGCGCCCATTTGAACAAGAGTGGCAGCAATTATTTGATTTGTATATGGAAATTGCGTGTATGAAGCGCCTATTACAGCATGCTGTGAAAACGGGCATGTCAATGGACAATAATTACTTCAACTATTACTTAGATAATGCGTTCATTCGTATGGAGCGTGCAATTGATATCATTAGTAGAACGACGAAATTATTCGCAGCCGAACCATTTTTTGATGCACTACAGTTAATAACACGCGATATTTTACTGCTCGAAAAAGGGGCTACGCATTTTCGTCTTGCACTATACTTACAATTTTGGACGAAGCTATTCACAGAGAAAAAGCGCTTAACAGCGGAGCTTTCCATTTTAGAAAAAACAAACGCTCCAATCGATATCGATTTAAACGTAGTGAAAGCGCTGTTCTATATTTTATTACGTACAATCACACCGCTAGAACGAACAATACAAGAGATGTCATTAGAAAATGTAGAAAGCTTTATCGATGTTGCGCAGCAAAGTCTTGAAAAAGGCTATCTTGCTGAAGCGACACTGATTTTGAAAAAGGCGCTTCCTTTTTTACAAACCTTTATTCAAGAACAGTTACTACCTATTCGTCGTCAAAAATACACTCGTAAACTCGATGTACTGTACGAGCAAATTGACTTAACAGAAGCCGAGGAACTTACACTGTATGCGGCATTTGGTAAATTTGGTATCGAGGCGTTTTCTGATTATTTACTACGCCATGCGCGTTATAATGAATGGGTCGCATTACATCAGCTCTACCCTACTTCCATTGCTTATTTAGAGCAAAGTGGCTTAAAGGAAGTTGTTGCCCATGCCCCAGAAGCCGCATTACCGCTTTATCATTTTTATGCGATGGATGAAATTAACCAAAAATCGCGTCAAAATTATAAACAGGCTGTCCGTATTTGGCGATCAATGAAATCTGCGGCTAAAAAAGCAGGAAAGCTCGACTATTTTGAAAACTATATAGATGCCGTGCAACAGCAGTTTAAGCGTCTACGTGCACTACAAGAAGAAATCATAAAAAGCAATTTAATTGCTTCATAA
- a CDS encoding IDEAL domain-containing protein: MIQVQFMKPFYTKLNGSKLRLVFAYQYFSITKDDEIFHFIPIEGKEMIVDLNTLQVENLSEVFVFQRGNRFVRLPLYQLLLVSNVHDHLMPIIDNVSTHVKPSQAEVLYKFDEEVEGIVRVLEEENLSRLIDNALEARNEALFHTLMAKKAKLTGGFAAS, translated from the coding sequence ATGATTCAAGTTCAATTTATGAAACCATTTTATACAAAATTAAATGGTTCAAAACTACGCTTAGTATTTGCCTATCAATACTTTTCAATTACAAAGGACGACGAGATTTTTCATTTCATTCCAATTGAAGGAAAAGAAATGATTGTTGATTTAAATACTTTGCAAGTTGAAAATTTATCAGAAGTATTTGTCTTCCAGCGTGGGAACCGTTTCGTGCGCCTTCCGCTTTATCAACTACTATTAGTATCCAACGTTCACGATCATTTAATGCCGATTATCGATAACGTATCGACACATGTGAAGCCATCACAAGCTGAGGTGCTATATAAATTTGACGAGGAAGTAGAAGGGATTGTGCGCGTATTAGAAGAGGAAAACTTATCTCGTTTGATCGACAACGCACTTGAAGCACGTAATGAAGCATTGTTTCATACTTTAATGGCAAAGAAGGCAAAATTGACTGGAGGCTTCGCCGCATCATGA
- the csaB gene encoding polysaccharide pyruvyl transferase CsaB — protein sequence MHIVLSGYFGFDNVGDEAILLSIITSLRKLEPAVKITVLSNNPEHTAATYGVQAVNRWKLKEISAVLKRADGLISGGGSLLQDQTGMKTIPYYCAIMQIAKFHKKPVFVYAQGMGPINHAFSKWMTKFTLNKVNQITLRDEASRQLLIDIGVNKPMSIVPDPVIGLNATEFKSCWLDYQAFEGGYIAVSVRDWPSDVDFKQKIVDSLSLLAQAGQRIVFIPMHDEHDEKASFQLSQMMAEQSLVAPGNLSIEEKIAIIGNADLLIGMRLHSLIFAAIQTTPFIAISYDPKIDAFADIANQPTIGHVEKDDWTGKDLFKQAEHMLAERESIEASLRTQIVVLHEQAQHTAQLAMDLFTGK from the coding sequence ATGCATATCGTTCTTTCTGGCTATTTCGGCTTTGATAATGTAGGCGATGAAGCTATTTTGTTATCAATTATCACTTCCCTACGCAAGTTAGAGCCTGCTGTAAAAATAACGGTGCTATCAAATAATCCAGAGCACACAGCAGCTACTTACGGTGTCCAAGCAGTGAATCGTTGGAAACTAAAAGAAATATCTGCTGTATTAAAGCGTGCTGATGGCTTAATTAGTGGTGGGGGTAGTTTACTACAGGATCAAACAGGAATGAAAACCATTCCTTACTACTGCGCGATTATGCAGATCGCTAAATTTCATAAAAAACCTGTCTTCGTCTATGCACAAGGGATGGGCCCAATCAATCATGCATTTAGCAAGTGGATGACGAAATTTACACTAAACAAGGTCAACCAAATCACCCTGCGTGATGAAGCTTCTCGTCAGTTATTAATCGATATCGGTGTAAACAAGCCTATGTCGATTGTCCCTGACCCCGTTATTGGGCTCAACGCGACGGAATTCAAAAGCTGCTGGCTAGACTATCAAGCATTCGAGGGTGGCTATATTGCGGTAAGTGTACGTGATTGGCCATCTGACGTGGACTTCAAACAAAAAATTGTCGATAGCTTATCATTACTCGCACAAGCAGGTCAGCGAATTGTCTTTATTCCGATGCATGATGAACATGATGAAAAAGCTTCATTTCAGCTTTCACAAATGATGGCTGAACAAAGCTTAGTCGCACCTGGTAACTTATCCATCGAAGAAAAAATTGCGATTATTGGCAACGCGGATTTATTAATTGGGATGCGCCTGCATTCTTTAATTTTTGCCGCGATTCAAACTACACCATTTATCGCCATTTCATATGACCCAAAAATCGATGCCTTTGCCGATATCGCAAATCAACCAACTATTGGACATGTTGAAAAAGATGATTGGACTGGCAAAGACTTGTTCAAACAAGCCGAACACATGCTAGCAGAACGTGAATCAATCGAAGCTTCGTTACGCACGCAAATTGTCGTATTACATGAACAAGCACAACATACCGCGCAATTAGCGATGGATCTATTTACAGGTAAATAA
- a CDS encoding DUF5693 family protein: MSQSTLVKSTLILTIATLLSKILGSIFRVPLQNIAGDEVLGIFSLVYPVYMVALYLSVAGIPLAISKLIAEANTRGEAGQVKKIYLTASILAICFGLFSFTIIFSFSHVLADWLGGPSTRFALIVVALTLLVAPYMAVYRGFFQGYDDMRPTAISQVLEQLIRAVLIIVAAYVLVKMELSTEIIAGGVMIGSVIGALASLIYLRLRYQRSAVKVTSDEKYQSSDFSKWSGTILKISIPIAIGSVTMALFNFVDSFTATYSLKQIGITTQQEINYLYGLYGRGATLVQITTVFASSIILPLVPLITKKLAQNDVAGTRSVIEQTYRMTHLITWPAAMGLLALTLPLNLALYTNIEGSSMLAIINASAVFTSLTLVSTGILQGMNQAKLAAYIILVGVALKIVLNIVLIQQYGLEGAAWSTLIVYAVVFIVNTLFILRKISFSAFNATILKIIISSIIMAVIVGLPTLWFDVANFGRMLALGYVFVAIAIGGVVYFALLWVLRAIHPEDLKRIPVLGKKLQLKERNGGNRTTMKNKRTWLWAAILILLLAGSIGFINRWNAEQNSHNYEVIIPYEEILTLSMESELSVDDILSELKDAGLTTVSLSPLSLKDLQNQNVLTIFEENELASMLRFTPYRDEVDVKKTGFYISIPENEQHQKLITDTIDVENTKIGDEPFYFLASSDEFYDLDTPIGYDEQALQTIEQHNLLHVFRATNAETDEVNGKIVSQLVEMKNESTSGLLGMGEETIGFGQTSQPKFVDKLEEAGYFFYLIEGGPLKGEQSIARQTDYDIVRLHSIDINRQPNLTNQVMVERTVRAIKERNIKSIFYHVKTKGDVEENLELATDYLTDIQSAVPSSFTLGKPTTLDKVTIPSWSTAFILLAGVLFTYMMFSIINCHPLRLVATVGMILLAVAYFLLDRLLFIQVFALIIAVLTPIYAVMSTAKGSRKIGNILVQYVKAIAISAIGIAIVVGLLNGNPFLTGIEAFRGVKLVYVIPIAGVIVLVIMQMYNIFENGYKHALTRSVKLVNMEVRYWHLLLFVVIAAVGAFYITRTGNSGTASALELALRQWLENTLYVRPRTKEFLIGFPFFVLALYVMGINKKLGSILLVPGVIGFLSIMNTFTHLHIPLDVSLLRTFYSVVLGFVVGLVFIGIYIVLAKLVKKAIARWS, from the coding sequence ATGAGCCAATCCACATTAGTGAAAAGCACGCTCATTTTAACGATTGCTACATTGCTTTCCAAAATATTAGGCAGTATTTTCCGTGTTCCGCTGCAAAATATCGCGGGCGATGAGGTACTCGGTATTTTCAGCCTTGTGTATCCCGTATATATGGTGGCACTGTATCTATCAGTAGCTGGTATTCCACTCGCGATTTCCAAGCTCATTGCCGAAGCAAATACGCGAGGTGAAGCTGGGCAGGTCAAAAAGATTTATCTTACAGCAAGTATATTAGCCATTTGCTTTGGGCTTTTTAGCTTTACGATTATCTTTAGCTTCTCTCACGTTTTAGCAGATTGGCTTGGGGGGCCCTCAACACGCTTTGCCCTTATTGTTGTAGCATTGACATTATTAGTAGCACCTTATATGGCAGTCTATCGAGGATTTTTCCAAGGCTATGATGATATGCGCCCTACTGCAATTTCGCAAGTTTTAGAACAGCTTATCCGCGCTGTACTCATTATCGTGGCTGCGTATGTTCTTGTAAAAATGGAGCTATCCACTGAAATAATTGCCGGTGGTGTAATGATCGGCTCTGTAATTGGGGCACTTGCTTCATTAATCTATCTGCGTCTGAGATATCAGCGGTCTGCTGTAAAAGTAACTTCAGACGAAAAATATCAATCTAGCGACTTCTCAAAATGGAGTGGCACGATTTTAAAAATTTCGATACCGATTGCAATAGGTTCGGTAACAATGGCATTGTTTAACTTTGTTGATTCGTTTACTGCTACATATTCATTAAAACAAATCGGTATTACTACACAGCAAGAAATTAACTACTTATACGGACTATATGGTCGTGGTGCTACGTTAGTTCAAATTACTACGGTATTTGCGTCGTCAATTATTTTACCGCTTGTGCCACTCATCACAAAAAAGCTAGCGCAAAATGATGTAGCTGGTACACGTTCTGTAATCGAGCAAACTTACCGAATGACGCATTTAATTACATGGCCTGCTGCGATGGGCTTACTGGCATTAACGTTACCACTAAACTTAGCACTCTATACAAATATTGAAGGTAGCTCGATGCTTGCTATTATTAATGCGAGTGCGGTATTTACTTCATTAACACTTGTAAGTACTGGGATTTTACAAGGCATGAACCAAGCAAAGCTTGCCGCCTATATTATCTTGGTAGGTGTTGCGTTAAAAATCGTACTTAACATCGTACTTATTCAGCAATATGGCTTAGAAGGTGCCGCGTGGTCAACTTTAATAGTGTATGCTGTTGTATTTATTGTGAACACACTATTTATTTTACGTAAAATTTCATTCTCGGCTTTCAATGCCACAATATTAAAAATCATTATTTCTTCTATTATAATGGCAGTCATCGTTGGGCTCCCTACTTTGTGGTTCGACGTAGCAAACTTTGGGCGTATGCTTGCGCTTGGTTATGTGTTCGTCGCGATTGCGATTGGCGGCGTTGTGTACTTTGCGCTACTTTGGGTGCTTCGTGCCATTCATCCAGAAGATTTGAAACGCATCCCTGTCCTTGGGAAAAAACTACAGCTTAAAGAAAGAAACGGGGGCAATCGTACTACTATGAAGAATAAACGTACATGGCTATGGGCAGCCATTCTTATTTTATTGCTTGCTGGCTCCATTGGCTTTATAAATCGCTGGAATGCCGAGCAAAACAGTCACAATTATGAAGTGATTATTCCATATGAAGAAATTTTAACGCTATCGATGGAAAGTGAGCTATCTGTAGACGATATTCTATCAGAGTTGAAGGATGCTGGTTTAACAACAGTTAGCTTAAGTCCATTAAGCTTAAAAGATTTACAAAATCAAAATGTGCTGACTATTTTTGAAGAAAATGAGTTAGCTTCTATGCTACGCTTCACGCCGTATCGTGATGAAGTGGATGTGAAAAAAACAGGCTTCTATATTTCTATTCCTGAAAACGAACAACATCAAAAGCTGATTACTGATACCATCGACGTTGAAAATACAAAGATTGGTGATGAACCATTCTACTTCCTAGCAAGCTCAGATGAGTTTTATGATTTAGATACACCGATTGGCTATGATGAACAAGCACTACAAACGATTGAACAGCATAATTTACTACATGTTTTCCGCGCAACAAATGCCGAAACGGATGAAGTAAACGGCAAAATTGTATCGCAATTAGTAGAGATGAAAAATGAGTCTACATCTGGTTTACTTGGTATGGGTGAAGAAACAATCGGATTTGGACAAACATCTCAACCGAAATTTGTAGACAAATTAGAAGAAGCGGGCTACTTCTTCTACTTAATCGAAGGTGGCCCACTAAAAGGTGAGCAATCGATTGCTCGTCAAACAGATTACGACATTGTGCGACTGCACAGTATCGATATTAATCGTCAGCCAAATCTAACAAACCAAGTAATGGTAGAACGTACCGTACGTGCAATTAAAGAGCGCAATATTAAATCGATTTTCTACCATGTGAAAACAAAGGGCGATGTTGAAGAAAATCTAGAATTAGCAACGGATTACTTAACAGATATTCAATCAGCCGTGCCTTCATCATTCACTTTAGGCAAGCCGACTACATTAGATAAAGTAACGATTCCATCTTGGTCTACGGCATTCATTTTACTGGCAGGTGTATTATTTACGTACATGATGTTTAGTATTATTAATTGCCATCCGCTACGTTTAGTCGCTACAGTGGGGATGATTTTACTGGCAGTGGCGTATTTCTTATTAGATCGCTTACTATTTATTCAAGTCTTTGCGTTAATTATCGCTGTATTAACACCTATTTATGCAGTAATGTCTACGGCAAAAGGTTCGCGTAAAATCGGTAACATCCTCGTACAATATGTAAAAGCAATTGCGATTAGTGCGATAGGTATTGCAATCGTTGTTGGTTTACTAAACGGCAATCCTTTCTTAACAGGAATTGAAGCGTTCCGTGGTGTTAAATTGGTTTACGTAATTCCAATTGCAGGTGTCATTGTTCTTGTCATTATGCAAATGTACAATATTTTCGAAAATGGCTACAAGCATGCGCTTACTCGTTCAGTAAAGCTTGTGAACATGGAAGTCCGCTACTGGCATCTTCTATTATTCGTTGTAATTGCGGCAGTGGGTGCGTTTTACATTACGCGTACTGGTAACTCTGGTACAGCAAGTGCGCTTGAGCTGGCTCTTCGTCAATGGCTAGAAAATACACTGTATGTTCGTCCACGTACGAAGGAATTTTTAATCGGCTTCCCATTCTTTGTATTAGCGCTATATGTGATGGGGATTAACAAAAAGCTTGGTAGCATTTTACTAGTTCCTGGTGTAATTGGTTTCTTATCAATTATGAATACCTTTACACACTTACACATTCCGTTAGATGTTTCGTTATTACGTACGTTTTATAGTGTTGTGTTAGGCTTTGTTGTTGGGTTAGTATTTATAGGGATTTATATTGTTTTAGCGAAATTAGTGAAAAAAGCAATCGCGAGGTGGTCATAA
- a CDS encoding WecB/TagA/CpsF family glycosyltransferase: MKHVQIMGVPFLHIDQQGFVKLLAKRAEHKEKTFVITANPEIVMRANEDATLNQYINEATYICADGIGVVKAASILGEDLPGRVTGYDTMVELLKIGQEKHYKIYLLGAQKETIEKTAANIQRDYPNVEVVGYHDGFFDWNDNTIAEEAAALQPDFIFVALGVPRQEKWISENMDKFSHGVFMGIGGSFDVIAGTVKRAPIVWQKLNLEWLYRLLKQPSRWKRALVLPQFALKVFALKFKGQGKKQ, from the coding sequence ATGAAACATGTACAGATTATGGGCGTTCCCTTTCTACATATCGATCAGCAAGGATTTGTGAAATTACTTGCCAAGCGAGCTGAGCACAAGGAAAAGACCTTTGTCATTACGGCGAATCCGGAAATTGTCATGCGCGCCAATGAAGATGCCACACTTAACCAGTATATTAATGAAGCAACGTATATATGCGCAGATGGAATTGGTGTTGTGAAAGCGGCATCCATTCTAGGCGAGGATTTACCGGGGCGTGTGACCGGCTACGATACAATGGTAGAGCTTTTAAAGATTGGACAAGAAAAGCATTACAAAATTTATTTACTTGGCGCTCAAAAGGAAACGATTGAAAAAACAGCGGCCAATATTCAGCGTGATTATCCAAATGTTGAGGTTGTTGGCTATCATGATGGGTTCTTTGATTGGAATGACAATACGATTGCCGAAGAAGCCGCGGCCCTACAGCCTGATTTCATCTTTGTAGCGCTTGGTGTGCCGCGCCAAGAAAAATGGATCTCTGAAAATATGGACAAGTTTTCACATGGGGTCTTTATGGGGATTGGCGGTTCATTTGATGTAATCGCTGGTACAGTTAAACGTGCACCGATAGTTTGGCAAAAGCTCAATTTAGAATGGCTATATCGCCTCCTAAAACAGCCTAGCCGTTGGAAGCGTGCGCTTGTGCTTCCACAATTCGCTTTGAAAGTATTTGCACTTAAATTTAAAGGACAAGGTAAAAAGCAATGA
- a CDS encoding S-layer homology domain-containing protein yields the protein MAKSNKGRKLFATTATAALVASAIVPVASAAQINDFNSISSYAQEAVQDLNDRGVIKGDQKGNFNPKNPITRAEAATILVGALELEGSGSTSFTDVKKSAWYYEAIDAAVSNGIFQGQGAGKFNPSANLTRSEAAIILVDAFGLEGSADLSEFKDSASVKSWAEEALSIAVANGVMKGDNGNLKPNAAISRQDFAVMYHRTEAAEGTEEVSGSVKAINNTTVEVTFEDAVADLSALNFAIEGLQITNKAVKQTDKKTVVLTTSAQTADVEYTVTVNNEAVGKFKGVTAVIPTAVKMLTPSVQGTIGKEVTVKAQVEVPAGQSKAGIPVTFNIVNGTVNQLNEKIEVVAYTNEEGIASHSYTRYYKYDDNVTAYASQKSSVFANAKVYWAQGLTVTEVTSGNTLANGSKKVYKIKTDTTVTETFGTAATSDDYNYVNVAFLENVNVAPDKLVRGVEVIDTGLITNASYPSQVTTGGVQVVRVKVNANGEGSFTLTGSNGTVTPIVFVDESTNRVGKYTETALQSAAPAVKFELNHTLGLTVKAEGVQNAAAINVNNDKNKGTGEGGRDYTVTITDKDGKVAPAGTVAHVTFQEGNYSTDKKAYILDANGNRVEVKKGTTQAIAVTGTKGEATFTLVGNHDAYATPTVYLENGKEVGLDKADLQVIGEGTYFVDAVIKDATLKVLNADGKEVKTLPSSQVATFEYQSVDQNGFDYFAGTGSYEVSYQVTAQFADVTAGGKLVKAGTTETVKVNAVNGKAELKVTSTNVASNVSVQASASLVSLPNQTATLAFTKGTQVPDVYTGLVSSINAVNNKLTFVGGFDPITYDTTAFKNEQGITIDEATFESTIATALAAGSAVKVSAVKNADGKYVLEIESLTHANNIPVSVVSAVAVDSDRNGKADQVQLVFSKPVDASKLTALGADFSVTDGTVTNVVDGTANDNKVTLTLGTEASDLSVGTLTITTKTAVAVDGAPLAAGTINVVDASAQSALVAGISTAPGVVVDGAAANKQVLTVTATAATSTGNAIATVAGNGFSKDIHFGVVAADTDAQVAQKLYNAVKDDATVKAYYDVTYTAGANTVTFTNKVAGLGNAADKVTVANQFAAAIVSTVAAGADATKEVTTIANFTDAGAGATTGGKLEATITRGGVVLKTVSIDVALGTTGAAATAQLYTALYTDATVKAYYDVVYDGTNIKLTNKTAGVLAGTSNVTTSVTVTP from the coding sequence ATGGCAAAATCAAACAAAGGTCGTAAGTTATTTGCGACAACTGCAACTGCTGCATTAGTAGCATCTGCAATCGTACCAGTAGCTTCTGCTGCTCAAATTAATGACTTCAATTCAATTTCATCATACGCTCAAGAAGCGGTACAAGATTTAAACGATCGTGGAGTTATTAAAGGTGACCAAAAAGGGAACTTCAACCCTAAAAACCCAATCACTCGTGCTGAAGCAGCTACAATTTTAGTTGGAGCTTTAGAATTAGAAGGTTCTGGTTCTACTAGCTTCACAGACGTGAAAAAATCTGCTTGGTACTACGAAGCAATCGATGCTGCAGTATCTAACGGAATTTTCCAAGGTCAAGGCGCTGGTAAATTCAACCCATCTGCTAACTTAACTCGTTCTGAAGCGGCAATCATCCTTGTTGATGCTTTCGGTTTAGAAGGTTCTGCTGATCTTTCAGAATTCAAAGACAGCGCTAGCGTTAAATCATGGGCTGAAGAAGCTCTATCAATCGCAGTAGCTAACGGCGTTATGAAAGGCGACAACGGCAACTTAAAACCAAATGCTGCTATTTCTCGTCAAGACTTCGCTGTAATGTACCACCGTACAGAAGCTGCTGAAGGTACTGAAGAAGTATCAGGTTCAGTTAAAGCAATTAACAATACTACTGTAGAAGTAACTTTCGAAGATGCTGTAGCTGATTTATCTGCATTAAACTTCGCAATCGAAGGTTTACAAATTACTAATAAAGCAGTTAAACAAACTGACAAAAAGACTGTAGTATTAACTACTTCAGCTCAAACTGCTGACGTAGAATACACAGTAACAGTTAACAATGAAGCTGTTGGTAAATTCAAAGGTGTTACTGCTGTAATTCCTACAGCTGTTAAAATGCTTACTCCATCTGTACAAGGTACAATTGGTAAAGAAGTAACTGTAAAAGCTCAAGTTGAAGTTCCAGCTGGTCAATCTAAAGCAGGTATCCCAGTAACTTTCAACATCGTTAACGGTACAGTAAACCAATTAAACGAGAAAATTGAAGTTGTTGCTTACACGAACGAAGAAGGTATTGCTTCACACTCTTACACTCGTTACTACAAATACGATGACAATGTTACTGCTTATGCATCTCAAAAATCTTCAGTATTTGCTAATGCTAAAGTTTACTGGGCTCAAGGCTTAACAGTTACAGAAGTTACTTCTGGTAACACATTAGCTAACGGTTCTAAAAAAGTTTACAAAATCAAAACTGATACAACTGTAACTGAAACTTTTGGTACAGCTGCAACTTCTGATGATTACAACTATGTAAACGTAGCATTCTTAGAAAACGTTAACGTTGCTCCAGATAAATTAGTTCGTGGTGTTGAAGTAATTGACACTGGTCTTATTACAAACGCTAGCTACCCATCACAAGTAACTACTGGTGGCGTACAAGTTGTACGTGTAAAAGTGAACGCTAATGGTGAAGGTTCATTCACATTAACAGGTTCTAACGGTACAGTAACACCAATCGTATTCGTTGATGAGTCAACAAATCGCGTTGGTAAATACACTGAAACAGCATTACAATCAGCTGCTCCAGCAGTTAAATTTGAATTAAACCACACATTAGGTTTAACAGTTAAAGCAGAAGGCGTTCAAAATGCTGCTGCAATCAATGTTAATAATGATAAAAACAAAGGTACTGGTGAAGGTGGACGTGATTACACTGTAACTATTACTGATAAAGACGGTAAAGTAGCTCCAGCTGGAACTGTAGCACATGTTACATTCCAAGAAGGTAACTACAGCACAGATAAAAAAGCATATATTTTAGATGCTAATGGTAACCGTGTTGAAGTTAAAAAAGGAACTACTCAAGCAATCGCAGTTACTGGTACAAAAGGTGAAGCAACATTCACTTTAGTAGGTAACCACGATGCATACGCAACTCCTACAGTTTACTTAGAAAACGGTAAAGAAGTTGGTTTAGACAAAGCTGACTTACAAGTTATCGGTGAAGGTACTTACTTCGTAGATGCTGTAATCAAAGACGCTACATTAAAAGTTTTAAATGCTGACGGTAAAGAAGTTAAAACATTACCAAGCTCTCAAGTAGCTACATTTGAATACCAATCTGTTGACCAAAACGGATTTGATTACTTTGCTGGAACTGGATCTTATGAAGTTTCTTACCAAGTAACTGCTCAATTTGCTGATGTAACTGCAGGTGGAAAATTAGTAAAAGCTGGTACAACTGAAACTGTAAAAGTTAACGCTGTAAATGGTAAAGCTGAATTAAAAGTAACTTCAACTAACGTTGCTTCAAACGTATCAGTTCAAGCTTCTGCTTCATTAGTAAGCTTACCAAACCAAACAGCTACTTTAGCATTTACAAAAGGTACTCAAGTTCCTGATGTTTACACAGGTCTAGTATCTTCAATCAATGCTGTTAACAACAAGTTAACATTCGTTGGTGGATTTGACCCAATTACGTATGACACAACAGCATTCAAAAATGAACAAGGTATTACAATTGATGAAGCTACATTTGAATCTACAATTGCAACTGCTCTAGCTGCTGGAAGTGCTGTAAAAGTTTCTGCAGTTAAAAATGCTGATGGTAAATATGTACTTGAAATTGAATCATTAACACACGCTAACAACATTCCTGTTTCTGTAGTTTCTGCAGTTGCAGTTGATAGTGACCGTAACGGTAAAGCAGACCAAGTTCAATTAGTATTCAGCAAACCAGTTGATGCTTCTAAATTAACTGCTCTTGGTGCAGATTTCTCTGTAACTGATGGTACTGTAACTAATGTTGTTGATGGAACAGCAAATGATAATAAAGTAACACTTACATTAGGTACAGAAGCTTCTGACTTATCAGTAGGTACTTTAACTATTACTACTAAAACTGCTGTAGCAGTTGATGGTGCTCCACTAGCTGCAGGTACAATTAATGTTGTTGATGCATCTGCTCAATCTGCTTTAGTTGCTGGAATTTCAACAGCTCCTGGAGTAGTAGTAGATGGTGCTGCTGCTAATAAACAAGTATTAACTGTAACAGCTACTGCTGCTACTTCAACTGGTAATGCTATTGCTACAGTTGCAGGTAATGGTTTCTCTAAAGACATCCACTTTGGTGTAGTTGCTGCAGATACTGATGCACAAGTTGCACAAAAACTTTACAATGCTGTTAAAGATGATGCTACGGTTAAAGCATACTATGATGTTACGTATACAGCTGGTGCAAATACAGTAACGTTTACTAATAAAGTAGCTGGACTTGGTAACGCGGCTGATAAAGTAACTGTAGCAAACCAATTTGCTGCTGCGATCGTATCTACAGTGGCTGCTGGTGCTGATGCTACTAAAGAAGTAACAACTATTGCTAACTTCACAGATGCAGGTGCTGGTGCAACTACTGGAGGTAAACTTGAAGCTACTATTACTAGAGGCGGAGTAGTATTAAAAACTGTTTCAATTGACGTTGCATTAGGAACTACTGGTGCTGCTGCAACTGCTCAACTTTATACTGCATTATATACTGATGCTACAGTTAAAGCATACTATGATGTAGTTTATGATGGAACAAACATCAAACTTACAAATAAAACAGCAGGTGTATTAGCTGGTACTTCTAATGTTACAACTTCTGTAACTGTAACTCCTTAA